Proteins from one Natrinema salinisoli genomic window:
- a CDS encoding DUF302 domain-containing protein: MTLPIDPTKIDPEDYGEHRAVLEMGHEEAIEHTREVFTQAGFGVPAEFSPSELLNEKVDADRDPYYVLGACNPEMADRVLDVTERMGALFPCNVVVWEEEPGRQVVYHVSIMKIARLLGIAPDDENWQEIVDTTGEMVDEAYANL, translated from the coding sequence ATGACGCTTCCCATCGACCCGACGAAGATCGACCCGGAGGATTACGGCGAACACCGCGCAGTGCTCGAGATGGGCCACGAGGAGGCCATCGAACACACCCGCGAGGTGTTCACCCAGGCCGGCTTCGGCGTGCCGGCCGAGTTCTCTCCCTCGGAGTTGCTCAACGAGAAGGTCGACGCGGATCGGGATCCCTACTACGTGCTCGGCGCCTGCAATCCCGAGATGGCCGACCGAGTGCTGGACGTGACGGAACGGATGGGCGCGCTGTTCCCCTGTAACGTCGTCGTCTGGGAGGAGGAACCCGGCCGACAGGTCGTCTACCACGTTTCGATCATGAAGATCGCGCGCTTGCTCGGCATTGCACCCGACGACGAGAACTGGCAGGAGATCGTCGACACGACCGGCGAGATGGTCGACGAGGCGTACGCGAACCTCTAG
- a CDS encoding elongation factor 1-beta, protein MGKVAAKIKVMPDSPEIDLDALQERLESALPEGAKINGVERDEVAFGLVALYPTVIVPDGSGGTETVEESFADVDGVESVAVENVGRI, encoded by the coding sequence ATGGGAAAAGTCGCTGCCAAAATCAAGGTCATGCCGGACAGCCCCGAAATCGACCTCGACGCGCTCCAGGAGCGCCTCGAGAGCGCCCTCCCCGAGGGCGCGAAGATCAACGGCGTCGAACGCGACGAAGTCGCGTTCGGCCTCGTCGCGCTCTATCCGACCGTGATCGTTCCCGACGGATCCGGCGGCACGGAGACCGTCGAGGAGAGCTTCGCCGACGTCGACGGTGTCGAGAGCGTCGCCGTCGAAAACGTCGGTCGGATATAA
- a CDS encoding DUF5789 family protein produces the protein MSDEDEDAEPAVSLGEHTPVEGAPLARVSSRLTWPKEKSEVDRLEGDAVIRTPDGPRELSGVLEAVDETYFQRHQEFEGHVRDVIGTGPVPTADE, from the coding sequence ATGAGCGACGAGGACGAGGATGCGGAACCGGCGGTTTCGCTCGGAGAGCACACCCCCGTCGAGGGCGCCCCCCTCGCCCGCGTGAGTTCGCGGCTGACCTGGCCCAAAGAGAAGAGCGAGGTCGACCGTCTCGAGGGGGACGCCGTCATCAGGACGCCCGATGGCCCCCGGGAGCTATCCGGCGTGCTCGAGGCCGTCGACGAGACGTACTTCCAGCGCCATCAGGAGTTCGAGGGCCACGTCCGCGACGTGATCGGGACCGGTCCCGTCCCGACCGCCGACGAGTAA
- a CDS encoding DMT family transporter, with protein MVLEASNSLLGVGLASVAAVGFAGQFLCVRLGTDDGEVIDAVLVVLLCNVAIVVPAAFLSHSPPYSALFTPLSAVSFAAAGIAGMFVARLLMFTSIDALGASITSPVIASNVLFATIFAVVLLGERLTASHFAGIVLIVSGIAVVSWETTATGPDRSVRETGTMLALPVAAAVCIGIEPIFVSTGLAEGTPILPGLAVMATVATAGFTGYLAWIGTLDRVPLRSASTAWYVAGGVSTTVAFLAYFAALTVAPVVVVMPLLQLTPLLVVVLSLLFLPRRLERVTWRVTAAATVVVLGTTLVSVVG; from the coding sequence ATGGTTCTCGAGGCGTCGAACTCGCTGCTCGGTGTGGGTCTGGCGAGCGTTGCTGCCGTCGGGTTCGCGGGTCAGTTTCTCTGCGTTCGGCTCGGGACCGACGACGGCGAGGTCATCGACGCGGTTCTCGTCGTGTTGCTCTGCAACGTCGCCATCGTCGTTCCGGCCGCGTTCCTCTCGCACTCGCCGCCGTATTCGGCGCTGTTCACGCCGCTCTCGGCCGTGTCGTTCGCTGCGGCCGGCATCGCCGGGATGTTCGTCGCCCGCCTACTGATGTTCACGAGTATCGACGCGCTCGGTGCGAGCATCACCTCGCCCGTGATCGCCTCGAACGTCCTCTTCGCGACGATTTTCGCCGTCGTCTTGCTGGGGGAACGGCTGACCGCCAGTCACTTTGCGGGGATCGTGCTGATCGTCTCCGGGATCGCGGTCGTCTCCTGGGAAACGACCGCGACGGGTCCCGACCGGTCGGTGCGGGAGACCGGGACGATGCTGGCGCTTCCGGTAGCCGCCGCCGTCTGTATCGGTATCGAACCGATCTTCGTGTCAACCGGGCTCGCCGAAGGGACCCCGATTCTGCCCGGACTCGCAGTCATGGCGACCGTCGCAACGGCCGGCTTTACGGGCTACCTCGCCTGGATCGGTACGTTGGACCGAGTTCCGCTTCGCAGCGCGTCCACTGCCTGGTACGTCGCAGGCGGCGTCTCGACTACCGTCGCCTTCCTCGCGTATTTCGCGGCGCTCACCGTCGCTCCCGTCGTCGTGGTCATGCCGCTGTTACAGCTCACGCCGCTGCTCGTCGTCGTCCTCTCCCTACTCTTTCTCCCGCGGCGACTCGAGCGCGTCACGTGGCGCGTTACTGCCGCTGCGACCGTCGTCGTACTCGGGACGACGCTGGTCTCAGTGGTGGGATGA
- a CDS encoding MBL fold metallo-hydrolase, translated as MQNDAGVHTLPITVEYGDREITVTPTAVETDRGLALLDVGPQGAVGGLETHLRSLGYELTDVWLVILTHHDADHAGGLAALLERVDAIVATHRDESAYVSGEEDPIKGDGDRYPPAHVDIELADEIRFPTLAGPMEVVATPGHSPGHVSLYFPDGSLLVAGDALVADGAEPLAGPKPHFTPDMDRAVESLGTLAQLEIEHTVCYHGGYADHGTERIREIRDQLEE; from the coding sequence ATGCAGAACGATGCTGGCGTTCATACGCTCCCGATCACGGTCGAATACGGCGACAGAGAAATTACGGTCACCCCGACGGCCGTCGAAACTGATCGCGGACTCGCGTTGCTCGACGTGGGTCCCCAGGGTGCCGTGGGCGGCCTCGAGACGCATCTGCGATCACTGGGATACGAGCTGACGGACGTCTGGCTGGTGATTTTGACTCATCACGACGCGGATCACGCCGGCGGTCTCGCGGCCCTGCTCGAGCGGGTCGATGCGATCGTCGCAACCCATCGCGACGAATCGGCGTACGTCTCGGGCGAGGAGGATCCGATCAAGGGTGACGGTGACCGATATCCGCCTGCCCACGTCGATATCGAACTGGCCGACGAGATCCGGTTCCCGACGCTCGCGGGGCCGATGGAGGTCGTCGCGACGCCCGGCCACTCGCCCGGGCACGTTTCGCTGTACTTCCCAGACGGGTCGTTGCTCGTCGCCGGCGATGCCCTCGTCGCGGACGGAGCGGAGCCGCTCGCCGGTCCGAAACCACACTTCACGCCCGACATGGACCGCGCCGTCGAGTCTCTCGGGACGCTGGCGCAACTCGAGATCGAGCACACCGTCTGCTATCACGGCGGGTACGCGGACCACGGAACCGAACGGATCCGGGAGATACGCGATCAGTTAGAGGAGTGA
- a CDS encoding HVO_2753 family zinc finger protein, whose protein sequence is MSTTDDRETRSCVSCGLNIAGTNAAAFKCPDCGQQIYRCAKCRKQSNLYECPDCGFTGP, encoded by the coding sequence ATGAGTACGACCGACGACCGAGAGACGCGCTCGTGCGTCTCCTGCGGGCTCAACATCGCGGGCACGAACGCCGCTGCGTTCAAGTGTCCCGACTGCGGCCAGCAGATCTACCGCTGTGCCAAGTGTCGCAAACAGAGCAACCTCTACGAGTGCCCCGACTGCGGGTTCACCGGACCATAA
- a CDS encoding cystathionine gamma-synthase, which translates to MDDDSDHRIETRSIHAGQEPDADTGALMTPIHANSTYEQDAPGDHRGYEYSRTGNPTRTDLEANLASLENAEYGRAFASGMASINTVLNLLEAGDHVVTGNDVYGGTHRIFTQVYEDYDLEFSFVDMTDLDEIEAAFREETALLWLETPTNPLMSIVDISGAAEIAHAHDALCAIDNTFATPYLQRPLDLGADIVSHSLTKYLGGHSDVVGGALLTNDGDLDERLGFYQNSVGATPGPFESFLVLRGTKTLPVRMDRHCENARRIAGWLDDHPDVDRVYYPGLESHPGHEIAAEQMDDFGGMLSFELDASLEEASEVVSNTEVFTLAESLGGVESLIEQPAPMTHAAIPREERLAAGLSDSLIRVSVGIEHVDDLIADLEGAIETALS; encoded by the coding sequence ATGGACGACGACTCCGACCACCGGATCGAGACCAGATCCATCCACGCGGGCCAGGAACCCGACGCCGACACCGGCGCGCTGATGACACCGATTCACGCGAACTCCACCTACGAGCAGGACGCCCCGGGAGACCACCGCGGCTACGAGTACTCGCGGACCGGTAACCCGACCCGAACCGACCTCGAGGCGAACCTCGCGAGCCTCGAGAACGCCGAGTACGGCCGCGCCTTTGCCAGCGGGATGGCCTCGATCAACACCGTGCTCAATCTGCTCGAGGCGGGGGATCACGTCGTCACCGGTAACGACGTCTACGGCGGTACGCATCGGATTTTCACGCAGGTCTACGAGGATTACGACCTCGAGTTCAGCTTCGTGGACATGACCGACCTCGACGAGATCGAGGCGGCGTTCCGGGAGGAGACGGCGCTGCTCTGGCTCGAGACGCCGACGAACCCGCTCATGTCGATCGTCGATATTTCGGGAGCGGCCGAGATCGCCCACGCTCACGACGCGCTCTGCGCGATCGACAACACGTTTGCGACGCCGTACCTGCAGCGGCCGCTCGATCTGGGTGCTGATATCGTCTCCCATTCGCTAACGAAGTACCTCGGCGGCCACTCCGACGTCGTGGGCGGGGCCCTACTCACGAACGACGGGGATCTGGACGAGCGACTGGGCTTCTACCAGAACTCCGTCGGCGCGACGCCCGGCCCCTTCGAGTCGTTCCTCGTCCTCCGTGGCACCAAGACGCTGCCCGTCCGGATGGACCGCCACTGCGAGAACGCCCGGCGGATCGCGGGCTGGCTCGACGACCACCCCGACGTCGACCGCGTCTACTACCCCGGGCTCGAGTCCCATCCCGGCCACGAGATCGCCGCCGAGCAGATGGACGACTTCGGCGGCATGCTGAGCTTCGAACTGGACGCGAGCCTCGAGGAGGCCAGCGAGGTCGTCTCGAACACCGAGGTGTTCACCCTCGCCGAGAGCCTCGGCGGCGTGGAGAGCTTGATCGAACAACCCGCGCCGATGACCCACGCCGCGATTCCGCGCGAAGAGCGGCTCGCGGCCGGCCTTTCGGACAGCCTGATCCGCGTCAGCGTCGGGATCGAGCACGTCGACGATCTGATCGCGGACCTCGAGGGCGCGATCGAAACGGCGCTCTCGTAG
- the nreA gene encoding DNA repair protein NreA, with product MRLDDYIEDLEPDEEAERRRLAKEKSYAITDHLADFERKFDDALSGDTLVGSTAPSIFVGRSNYPDIPVGLLSPVGDEDAAAEYVTDGDWYQQGYAIDDVLQRRTGLLNSSKRANVDSPSIASRMTPSVDDVWDGFVGVQREVAIADRPVDLEIGLDDKPDLGLDAGTDVATPRGPRANASNAELRENPYVPRPVKKTLEDDDWQAQGAMTYLYRRGFDVYEINSILSAGALGQTKQRRLVPTRWSITAVDDTVGKFLRGRIRNAPSIDEVQVWANEYVGNRYWIVLAPGNWEFELVEMKAPGSIWNPDPEDNIWMASASEGYEGRSSYVEETAGAYYAARLGVLEHLESIGRQAKCLVLREVSDDYWAPVGVWQVRESVRNAFEGEHGEAETFHDAVSGVANRLPVSYARLRRKSELAAGLQSNLSAFSTSE from the coding sequence ATGCGCCTCGACGACTACATCGAGGACCTCGAGCCCGACGAGGAGGCCGAGCGTCGCCGCCTCGCCAAGGAGAAGTCCTACGCGATCACGGATCACCTGGCGGATTTCGAACGGAAATTCGACGACGCCCTGAGTGGCGACACGCTCGTCGGCTCGACCGCGCCGTCAATCTTCGTCGGCCGGTCGAACTACCCGGACATCCCAGTGGGACTACTCTCGCCGGTCGGGGACGAGGACGCCGCCGCGGAGTACGTCACCGACGGTGACTGGTACCAGCAGGGGTACGCGATCGACGACGTGCTCCAGCGCCGGACCGGACTCCTGAACTCGAGCAAGCGCGCGAACGTCGATTCGCCGAGCATCGCGAGCCGGATGACGCCCTCGGTCGACGACGTCTGGGACGGCTTCGTCGGCGTCCAGCGCGAGGTCGCCATCGCGGATCGTCCGGTCGACCTCGAGATCGGACTGGACGACAAACCCGACCTCGGACTGGACGCGGGCACGGACGTCGCCACGCCCCGCGGTCCACGCGCGAACGCCAGCAACGCGGAGCTGCGGGAGAATCCCTACGTCCCGCGACCGGTCAAGAAGACGCTCGAGGACGACGACTGGCAGGCTCAGGGGGCGATGACCTACCTCTACCGGCGCGGCTTCGACGTCTACGAGATCAACTCGATCCTCTCCGCAGGCGCGCTCGGGCAGACCAAACAGCGGCGGCTGGTCCCGACGCGCTGGTCGATTACCGCGGTCGACGACACCGTCGGCAAATTCCTTCGCGGCCGCATCCGGAACGCACCCAGCATCGACGAGGTGCAGGTCTGGGCCAACGAGTACGTCGGCAACCGCTACTGGATCGTCCTCGCGCCCGGCAACTGGGAGTTCGAACTCGTCGAAATGAAGGCACCGGGTAGCATCTGGAACCCCGACCCCGAGGACAACATCTGGATGGCGAGTGCCTCCGAGGGCTACGAGGGCCGCTCGAGCTACGTCGAGGAGACCGCCGGCGCCTACTACGCCGCTCGACTGGGCGTCCTCGAGCACCTCGAGTCGATCGGCCGGCAGGCGAAGTGTCTCGTCCTCCGGGAGGTGAGCGACGACTACTGGGCGCCGGTCGGCGTCTGGCAGGTTCGGGAAAGCGTTCGCAACGCCTTCGAGGGCGAGCACGGTGAAGCGGAAACCTTCCACGACGCGGTTTCGGGGGTCGCTAACCGATTACCGGTCTCCTACGCGCGACTGCGACGCAAATCCGAACTCGCGGCCGGGTTGCAGTCGAATCTGAGCGCCTTTTCCACCTCTGAGTGA
- a CDS encoding AI-2E family transporter, translated as MDARASFFALLLCVLCGLAALLVLPLVEYVLAACLFAVVLQPAYERLAPRIGPRVAGLALTGVAVVAGILPLVLISVVVLRTAVSTLESVDTDRILAHGRDIARNDLGMSDESVAAFEAAVRSELEGSIPGAAELTVSRTVDIATTSMDVGVGILVLVFLVYYLLVDGATFVAWVREVTPLDPRVLDELFAEVHNVTRAVLRSHVFVAVVQGIVGGLGLALLGVPYATTLAVILVVAAFLPTIGVWLVWGPVTVAHAASSGPARAALVLGYGVAVLTVTDNYLRAYLVDRGSGLHPPTVLLGVVGGIYLFGVVGLFVGPVILATFKACVTVVDRLEWTAPGDSNAGIERDPALPETEQ; from the coding sequence ATGGACGCCCGTGCATCGTTTTTCGCCCTCCTGCTTTGCGTCCTCTGCGGACTCGCCGCGCTGTTGGTCCTGCCTCTCGTCGAGTACGTGCTGGCGGCCTGTCTGTTCGCTGTCGTCCTCCAGCCCGCGTACGAGCGACTGGCACCGCGAATCGGCCCGCGGGTGGCGGGGCTCGCGCTGACCGGTGTCGCCGTCGTCGCCGGCATCCTCCCGTTGGTCCTCATTTCGGTGGTCGTGCTTCGGACCGCCGTCTCGACCCTCGAGTCGGTCGATACTGATCGGATCCTCGCACACGGACGCGATATCGCGCGGAACGATCTTGGGATGAGCGACGAGTCGGTCGCTGCCTTCGAAGCAGCGGTCCGATCGGAACTCGAGGGATCGATTCCGGGCGCTGCGGAGCTGACGGTGAGTCGGACTGTCGATATTGCGACGACGAGCATGGACGTCGGGGTCGGGATACTCGTCCTCGTCTTCCTGGTGTACTATCTGCTGGTCGACGGTGCAACCTTCGTCGCCTGGGTTCGAGAGGTCACACCGCTCGATCCTCGAGTACTCGACGAACTGTTCGCGGAGGTCCACAACGTAACCCGGGCGGTGCTGCGAAGTCACGTCTTCGTGGCGGTCGTACAAGGGATCGTCGGCGGGCTGGGACTCGCATTGCTCGGCGTCCCGTACGCGACCACGCTGGCGGTGATTCTGGTCGTCGCGGCGTTTCTGCCGACGATCGGCGTCTGGCTCGTCTGGGGTCCAGTTACGGTCGCTCACGCGGCCTCGAGCGGTCCCGCGCGCGCGGCTCTCGTGTTGGGATACGGAGTCGCCGTTCTCACCGTGACGGATAACTACCTGCGTGCGTATCTCGTCGATCGGGGATCGGGGCTGCATCCCCCGACGGTCCTGCTGGGCGTCGTCGGCGGGATCTACCTCTTTGGAGTCGTCGGACTGTTCGTCGGCCCGGTTATCCTCGCGACGTTCAAAGCCTGCGTGACCGTCGTCGATCGGCTCGAGTGGACTGCTCCAGGCGACTCCAACGCCGGTATCGAACGCGACCCAGCGCTGCCAGAAACCGAGCAGTGA
- a CDS encoding Na+/H+ antiporter NhaC family protein, whose translation MTFDFTPTSIDDLDPERRPSFGLALVPVLAVIVFLGIGSALLGLAPHVPLLWSIVFVGAFGRYLGYRWTDLSEGISNGLLMGIQALLILFTIYALIATWVDAGTIPAMMYYGLELLTPTVFLPVTAVLAAVVAFSIGSSWTTVGTLGVAFVGIGAGLGVPAPMTVGAVISGAYAGDKQSPLSDTTNLAAGVTNTPLYDHIYRMRTGTAIAFGLAVAGFAALGLRRSGEIPVGRVADIQTALAGTYDLSVLVFLPLVVTFGLALYGYPALPTLVAGVFAGVFTSILVQGTGFVAAWEVFMSGTAPETGTDLVNDLLATGGLTGSAWTITVVVAALSLGGLLEHTGVLAVLADRLSRGVRSSGGLIAGTGASAILINALTAQQYMSIVMPGLTLRNLYEEFGLDSEELSRAVEAAGTPTGALIPWHAGGVFMASATGVPTLEYAPFYLFGLLSPLVLFAMALTGRGVPTTDRAERAQTAD comes from the coding sequence ATGACATTCGACTTTACACCGACATCGATCGACGATCTCGACCCCGAGCGACGGCCGTCGTTCGGTCTCGCGCTCGTCCCAGTGCTTGCGGTGATCGTGTTTCTCGGCATCGGGTCGGCCCTGCTCGGGCTGGCCCCCCACGTGCCACTCCTCTGGAGTATCGTCTTCGTCGGCGCGTTCGGTCGCTACCTCGGCTATCGGTGGACCGACCTCTCCGAGGGAATCTCGAACGGCCTCCTGATGGGAATACAGGCCCTGTTGATCCTCTTCACGATTTACGCGCTGATCGCCACCTGGGTCGACGCCGGGACGATCCCGGCGATGATGTACTACGGCCTCGAGCTGTTGACCCCGACCGTGTTCCTGCCCGTCACAGCCGTTCTGGCGGCGGTCGTCGCGTTCTCGATCGGATCCTCGTGGACGACGGTCGGGACGCTGGGCGTCGCGTTCGTCGGGATCGGCGCGGGGCTCGGCGTCCCGGCTCCCATGACCGTCGGCGCGGTCATCTCGGGTGCCTACGCCGGCGACAAGCAGTCGCCGCTGTCGGACACCACTAACCTCGCGGCCGGCGTGACGAACACGCCGCTGTACGACCACATCTATCGCATGCGGACGGGCACAGCCATCGCGTTCGGCCTCGCAGTCGCAGGATTCGCCGCCCTCGGTTTGCGACGGAGCGGCGAGATCCCCGTCGGCCGCGTCGCCGATATTCAGACCGCGCTCGCGGGCACGTACGATCTCTCCGTCCTCGTCTTCCTGCCGCTCGTGGTCACGTTCGGCCTCGCGCTCTACGGCTACCCCGCGCTCCCGACGCTCGTGGCCGGCGTCTTCGCCGGCGTCTTCACCTCCATCCTGGTCCAGGGCACCGGCTTCGTCGCCGCCTGGGAGGTCTTCATGAGCGGCACCGCCCCCGAGACAGGGACCGACCTCGTGAACGACCTCCTCGCGACCGGCGGGCTCACCGGCTCCGCCTGGACGATCACCGTGGTCGTCGCGGCGCTCTCGCTGGGTGGCCTGCTCGAGCACACCGGCGTGCTGGCCGTCCTCGCAGATCGCCTCTCGCGGGGCGTCCGGAGCTCCGGCGGTCTGATCGCCGGCACCGGCGCGTCCGCCATCCTGATCAACGCGCTCACCGCCCAGCAGTACATGAGCATCGTCATGCCGGGACTGACCCTTCGAAACCTCTACGAGGAGTTCGGCCTCGACAGCGAAGAACTCTCACGGGCCGTCGAAGCCGCCGGGACGCCGACCGGCGCGCTCATTCCGTGGCACGCCGGCGGCGTCTTCATGGCCTCCGCGACCGGCGTTCCGACCCTCGAGTACGCGCCGTTCTACCTGTTCGGGCTGCTGTCGCCGCTCGTCCTGTTCGCGATGGCGCTGACCGGTCGCGGCGTGCCGACGACCGATCGAGCCGAGCGAGCGCAAACGGCCGACTGA
- a CDS encoding terpene synthase family protein — MQNEVQVPLLEDDDAQLAAVRQQGLPETVVPLIDTYEEIVGDRDRFLWRWLYHLFPSFRLSCVDADRGRMVRDTKLIATMYIVVADDVAERHADRATFDELAAIPFDGRRPDPDRSAVDGDVVRFLTDLWDRFEAAYDAGPRAAEFADLLRFDLRQALQAIEYSYLANRHPSLVSEQELWRYDARNMLMFVYADIDLANASSFDSSELSSLRQVIDRTERMARIGNWLSTWKRELDEGDWCSGVVVHALESGIISQDQLQSIRQQPTDASIDSVVDAISDSGVEDYFLDRWRTEYEDASRFEPDIESVDIDAYLEGFETILRYHMASEGKK; from the coding sequence ATGCAAAACGAGGTTCAGGTGCCATTGCTTGAGGACGACGATGCGCAGCTCGCTGCCGTTCGGCAGCAGGGACTTCCCGAGACGGTCGTTCCGTTGATCGATACCTACGAGGAAATCGTCGGTGACAGGGATCGATTCCTCTGGCGCTGGCTCTATCACCTGTTTCCGTCGTTTCGGCTGTCGTGCGTCGACGCCGACCGGGGTCGGATGGTCCGTGACACGAAGCTGATTGCGACGATGTACATCGTCGTCGCGGACGACGTCGCGGAACGCCACGCCGATCGGGCGACGTTCGACGAACTCGCGGCGATCCCGTTCGACGGTCGCCGTCCCGATCCGGATCGATCCGCCGTCGACGGCGACGTGGTTCGATTCCTGACGGATCTCTGGGACCGCTTCGAAGCGGCGTACGACGCGGGACCGCGCGCGGCCGAGTTCGCGGATCTGCTCCGGTTCGACCTTCGACAGGCACTCCAGGCGATCGAGTACTCCTATCTCGCGAATCGCCATCCCAGCCTCGTTTCGGAGCAGGAGCTCTGGCGGTACGACGCACGCAACATGCTGATGTTCGTCTACGCCGACATCGACCTCGCGAACGCGTCGTCGTTCGACTCGAGCGAACTCTCCTCGCTGCGCCAGGTCATCGATCGAACGGAGCGGATGGCCCGTATCGGCAACTGGCTCTCGACCTGGAAGCGCGAACTCGACGAGGGCGACTGGTGCTCCGGCGTCGTCGTCCACGCGCTCGAGAGCGGCATCATCTCCCAGGACCAACTGCAGTCGATCCGGCAGCAGCCGACCGACGCATCGATCGATTCGGTCGTCGACGCGATCAGCGACTCCGGCGTCGAGGACTACTTCCTCGATCGCTGGCGAACCGAATACGAAGACGCCAGCCGGTTCGAACCCGACATCGAGAGCGTCGACATCGATGCGTACCTCGAGGGCTTCGAAACCATACTGCGCTACCACATGGCCAGCGAAGGGAAGAAGTAG
- a CDS encoding DUF7139 domain-containing protein has protein sequence MTSLTEAYDGTAPGVTSRRLYAGTALVFLGALLAVVAVLVATTDLFGGYAVDLWGEMAARFATVRAAGILAGLSVPIVLIGVFVVLPASRRIQATAAISASLCLLGVVLFWHAYPHHWRYGGDQLTFEVSAIYLLGLLPALWCLFVAVATFKRRNDPGGHLEMNVTRHNRTVLEVDESNESSGLGGIGFFGGTPDGEVETQTNGDDDSGTSLSYDENAGSRSSQRTSQSSRTGSTPGRPVGAATSDGGSAASDISSPLDSSGGHDAEIVESPPETPDEPADRYCGNCTHFEYVRSSEGMVPYCARHETAMDDMDACEEWTANRR, from the coding sequence ATGACAAGCCTGACCGAAGCCTACGATGGGACCGCACCGGGGGTGACGAGTCGCCGGTTGTACGCGGGGACGGCGCTCGTCTTCCTCGGCGCGCTTCTCGCCGTCGTGGCCGTACTGGTGGCGACGACCGATCTCTTCGGCGGGTACGCGGTCGACCTCTGGGGAGAGATGGCCGCCCGATTCGCGACCGTCCGGGCTGCGGGAATCCTGGCCGGGCTCAGCGTTCCGATCGTTCTGATCGGCGTCTTCGTCGTCTTGCCGGCCAGCCGTCGCATTCAGGCCACGGCCGCGATCAGCGCGAGCCTCTGCCTGCTCGGCGTCGTCCTCTTCTGGCACGCTTACCCCCACCACTGGCGCTACGGCGGCGACCAGCTCACGTTCGAGGTATCCGCGATCTACCTGCTCGGGCTCTTACCCGCGCTCTGGTGTCTGTTCGTCGCCGTCGCCACGTTCAAACGGCGCAACGACCCCGGCGGTCACCTCGAGATGAACGTCACCCGTCACAACAGGACGGTCCTCGAAGTCGACGAGTCTAACGAGTCGAGCGGACTCGGCGGCATCGGTTTCTTCGGCGGCACGCCGGACGGGGAAGTCGAGACGCAGACCAACGGGGACGACGATAGCGGGACGTCGCTCTCCTACGACGAGAACGCAGGGAGCCGATCCTCCCAGCGCACGTCTCAGTCTTCGCGAACTGGATCGACCCCCGGTCGGCCCGTCGGCGCTGCGACCAGCGACGGCGGCTCCGCGGCCTCGGATATTTCGTCGCCGCTCGATTCGAGCGGCGGTCACGACGCCGAGATCGTCGAGTCTCCGCCCGAAACTCCCGACGAGCCGGCGGATCGCTACTGCGGTAACTGCACGCATTTCGAGTACGTACGGTCCTCGGAGGGGATGGTTCCCTACTGCGCTCGCCACGAGACGGCGATGGACGACATGGACGCCTGCGAGGAGTGGACGGCGAACCGTCGATAG
- a CDS encoding CPBP family glutamic-type intramembrane protease — MASESGRGSGRWLRDRLQLSWVQRALLLGAVLTVLWMRFVPSDLTRRVVVDSVLLIGGPLALGLSHGNRIGWRVDRTAVRNTVLLALFVLPFYVVGSTLPTIRAFYPIWPTSAAPAAFVPHAIKLFILALAAETYYRGLLCVGVKKIGFGAVFISPVVYMLHHASKPPIEFVLSGPTDVLFGAIDYKSDSILPSVVAHGGGLVLLDWLVLHEPVFDPILVVRFLEWLPIPV, encoded by the coding sequence GTGGCCTCCGAGTCAGGTCGCGGCAGCGGTCGCTGGCTCCGGGACCGCCTGCAACTCTCCTGGGTCCAGCGGGCGTTACTGCTCGGTGCCGTACTGACGGTACTGTGGATGCGATTCGTCCCCAGCGACCTGACCCGCCGGGTCGTCGTCGACAGCGTGCTCCTGATCGGCGGCCCGCTCGCGCTCGGGCTGTCACACGGGAACCGCATCGGCTGGCGCGTCGATCGAACCGCCGTTCGAAACACCGTCCTCCTCGCACTGTTCGTCCTCCCCTTCTACGTCGTCGGGTCGACGTTACCGACGATCCGGGCGTTCTACCCGATCTGGCCGACGTCGGCCGCGCCGGCGGCGTTCGTCCCACACGCGATCAAGTTGTTCATTCTCGCGCTGGCCGCCGAGACCTACTACCGCGGGTTGCTCTGTGTCGGCGTCAAGAAGATCGGCTTCGGCGCGGTGTTCATCAGTCCCGTCGTCTACATGCTCCACCACGCCTCGAAACCCCCGATCGAGTTCGTGCTATCGGGGCCGACGGACGTCCTGTTCGGCGCAATCGACTACAAGTCCGACTCCATCCTCCCCTCTGTCGTCGCCCACGGCGGCGGTCTCGTCCTCCTCGACTGGCTGGTCCTCCACGAGCCGGTGTTCGATCCGATACTCGTGGTGCGATTCCTCGAGTGGCTGCCGATTCCAGTGTAG